In Methanomassiliicoccales archaeon, a single window of DNA contains:
- a CDS encoding CRISPR-associated endonuclease Cas3'', producing the protein DKPSISSEMGIFRELKKSNKNDEILKKESPVTLVDHLTEVREQLKVSLSRLKGLSETEKKAIEMASILHDIGKAHPIFQKALGLNGWAGKDVWAKSGKQSVALKFERKGFRHELASLIILLANQNLIREAIRDEVVFDLTSYLVVSHHGRIRCSVRSTPFEALNSQGSMIRGVMEGDEIPSLDLSNLLGVNLPPTRVDFSCLEAKEDSRSWVDRVWGLVEGPGSIGPFRLGYLEAIVRISDWRASDMVPIVALGAY; encoded by the coding sequence GGATAAACCGAGTATTTCGTCTGAGATGGGCATCTTCAGAGAATTGAAAAAATCAAACAAGAATGATGAGATTCTGAAAAAAGAGTCTCCAGTGACTCTCGTTGATCATCTCACAGAAGTAAGAGAGCAATTGAAGGTTAGCCTGAGCCGTCTAAAGGGACTTTCTGAAACTGAGAAAAAAGCCATTGAGATGGCTTCCATTCTGCATGACATAGGAAAAGCACATCCTATTTTCCAAAAGGCCCTCGGGCTAAATGGATGGGCAGGAAAGGATGTCTGGGCGAAATCAGGAAAACAAAGCGTAGCTTTGAAATTCGAGAGGAAGGGCTTCAGGCACGAGCTCGCCTCATTAATCATCCTTTTAGCAAACCAGAATTTAATACGCGAAGCGATTAGAGATGAGGTCGTTTTCGACTTGACTTCATATCTGGTAGTATCACATCATGGCAGGATCCGCTGTTCTGTAAGGTCGACGCCATTTGAAGCCCTTAATTCTCAAGGCTCCATGATAAGAGGAGTGATGGAAGGCGATGAGATTCCATCATTAGATCTTTCAAACCTCTTAGGTGTCAATTTGCCGCCGACTAGAGTTGATTTCTCTTGTCTCGAAGCCAAAGAGGACTCTAGGTCATGGGTTGATAGGGTATGGGGACTGGTCGAAGGACCAGGTTCGATTGGGCCATTTAGATTGGGCTATTTAGAAGCAATCGTCAGAATATCTGATTGGAGAGCCAGTGATATGGTTCCCATCGTGGCATTGGGGGCTTATTGA
- the csx17 gene encoding type I-U CRISPR-associated protein Csx17 — MKTIELHGCRTFPLLDYLKGLGCYRIISTQKDTSALCYWNKSNLSILTSLSQEEFLSFFLDDYAPSPLFGPWGARSGFYKTGSEATASKALEKLLSVDNPRFNRLREAQSRLKKIMISLGLEEKPKDESKVEFLRMIRNWAPDDMIEWIDAVYILTDNEERPVSFTPLLGTGGNEGSYSYFSNYLQSLCEAFVDKTRRDDSKELLIHSLYGKGSPKLSDLNAGQFNPGAICEINAGEGYLQKKKTMNPWDIILGFEGLQYFSGSCSKRYSTGQSGEPSFPFIAQPTSVGGGSLASLDVLNKKFEAEFWVPVWRTPKSNRELIATFREARAHILMREARKGLDYAMAVASLGVDRGFDSFIRFGRIARQGSGDQANAIAVHLAEHKVKALPGVGLIDEVSGWLSLLESKEKISALLMSSLRNTQAAIVDYCHHGTKERLQQVLISLGTLHSALSKSSIIEDESKGILPKMNIKLDWFNQCNDGTTEYRIAASLASIFDSNIGSIKENIFPVTRENGQWRWKKGSQKCVWMQTSLIENMIRILKRRLVDGERLSLNYTPLGSLIFASSYDINRFLEGKVNDKKILDLWRGLALIRWDSWKQADYYLDGELYSEIPSDYAILKLTYLPGGITLNKKGFAKLSFNGKDGIQIKPDARVIEMLGACRGVEALRIAAKRIQIAGFVLKGQRRGMNYDPGFNPDAERSKRLAASLLIPFSGVDVLMKKVVRDIEILESNQKGEEIIKEGA; from the coding sequence ATGAAAACTATAGAATTGCATGGTTGCCGCACCTTTCCACTATTAGATTATCTCAAAGGCCTCGGGTGTTATAGGATAATTTCAACTCAGAAGGATACATCGGCCCTTTGTTATTGGAATAAAAGTAACTTAAGCATTTTAACATCATTGAGTCAGGAAGAATTTTTATCCTTCTTCCTTGACGATTATGCTCCTTCCCCGCTATTCGGACCTTGGGGCGCAAGAAGTGGTTTCTATAAAACTGGAAGTGAAGCTACCGCTTCTAAAGCTTTAGAAAAGTTGCTTTCTGTAGATAATCCACGCTTTAATCGTTTAAGAGAGGCACAGTCGAGATTGAAAAAAATTATGATTTCCCTCGGTCTCGAAGAGAAACCTAAAGATGAAAGTAAGGTAGAGTTCCTTAGGATGATTAGGAATTGGGCACCTGACGATATGATTGAATGGATAGATGCTGTCTATATACTCACGGATAATGAAGAAAGACCAGTATCTTTTACACCTCTTTTAGGTACTGGTGGGAATGAAGGGAGCTATAGTTATTTTTCGAACTATCTCCAATCTTTATGCGAAGCGTTTGTCGATAAAACACGACGAGACGATTCAAAAGAGCTTCTCATTCATTCTCTATATGGAAAAGGCTCTCCGAAATTGTCCGATTTGAATGCTGGCCAATTCAATCCCGGAGCTATTTGCGAAATCAATGCGGGGGAAGGATATCTCCAAAAAAAGAAGACAATGAATCCTTGGGATATAATATTAGGATTTGAAGGTTTACAATACTTCTCCGGCTCATGTTCTAAGAGATATTCGACTGGACAAAGCGGAGAACCATCGTTTCCTTTTATCGCGCAACCAACATCTGTTGGAGGAGGAAGCCTGGCATCTCTTGATGTTTTGAATAAAAAATTTGAGGCTGAATTCTGGGTTCCTGTTTGGAGGACGCCAAAGAGCAATCGAGAATTGATAGCTACATTTCGAGAAGCCCGTGCCCATATACTTATGAGAGAAGCTCGGAAAGGACTCGATTACGCAATGGCTGTGGCTAGCCTGGGAGTTGATCGGGGTTTTGACTCATTCATTAGATTTGGAAGAATAGCTAGGCAGGGAAGTGGTGACCAAGCAAATGCAATCGCAGTGCATTTAGCCGAGCATAAAGTAAAGGCGTTGCCAGGCGTGGGGCTAATCGATGAGGTGTCCGGGTGGTTGAGTCTTTTAGAGTCTAAAGAAAAAATATCTGCATTATTGATGAGTAGTCTTAGGAACACGCAAGCAGCAATCGTGGATTATTGTCATCATGGGACAAAGGAACGTCTCCAACAAGTATTGATATCTCTTGGAACTTTACATTCTGCACTTTCGAAATCATCTATAATTGAAGACGAATCGAAAGGCATTCTGCCAAAGATGAATATTAAGCTAGATTGGTTTAACCAATGCAATGATGGTACGACTGAATATCGCATAGCCGCTTCTTTAGCTTCAATATTCGATTCAAATATTGGTTCCATTAAGGAGAACATATTCCCTGTAACTAGGGAGAATGGCCAGTGGCGCTGGAAAAAAGGCTCCCAAAAATGCGTTTGGATGCAAACTAGCCTCATAGAAAATATGATTCGGATTTTAAAGAGGCGTTTGGTCGATGGTGAGCGGCTATCTTTAAATTATACACCTTTAGGCTCGTTAATTTTTGCTTCCTCTTATGATATAAATAGATTTCTGGAGGGAAAAGTCAATGACAAAAAGATATTAGATCTCTGGAGAGGTCTGGCTTTAATAAGGTGGGATAGCTGGAAACAAGCTGATTACTATCTCGATGGAGAATTATATTCAGAAATACCATCTGACTATGCAATTTTGAAATTGACATATCTGCCAGGTGGGATCACTCTAAATAAAAAAGGCTTTGCAAAATTAAGTTTTAACGGAAAGGATGGAATTCAAATAAAACCTGATGCGCGGGTAATCGAAATGCTTGGTGCATGCAGAGGAGTAGAGGCTTTGCGTATCGCTGCAAAGAGGATACAGATAGCCGGGTTTGTTTTAAAAGGACAACGTAGAGGAATGAATTACGACCCTGGTTTCAATCCAGATGCTGAACGTTCTAAAAGATTGGCAGCGTCGCTCCTCATTCCATTTTCAGGAGTAGATGTGTTAATGAAAAAAGTGGTACGAGATATAGAGATCCTCGAAAGTAACCAAAAGGGAGAGGAAATCATTAAAGAAGGAGCGTGA
- the cas7u gene encoding type I-U CRISPR-associated RAMP protein Csb1/Cas7u, which produces MKELETANRLLMKARLKPLQGDRFQPTGFPDLGPAEYVAPDGTAMLLVESAQSMANRMEAVCWDDGKNDIIPELKGLPYIMVKLKDGATTTSIQEAHRINSEYILGKKGDPTFVELFKKEAGVNDSTPIEWKKIYATIFKYDPNSLVHGAFLEEVDGRIRFPRALSAFIEAADVKPVQSGGVKFSRVAMKEKQGEGNVPYTRIEYVARDITAYFNVDLSAIRSMGLGKNAENLIIALSLFKIRKFLEKGLRLRTACDLQLIGDLEISPSSFRFPSSKELSDELPKLIESCSNMFPEPRVTQISAKA; this is translated from the coding sequence ATGAAGGAATTGGAAACGGCAAACAGGCTCTTAATGAAGGCGAGATTAAAGCCCCTGCAGGGAGATAGATTCCAGCCTACTGGCTTCCCTGATCTAGGACCAGCAGAGTATGTGGCGCCTGATGGAACTGCCATGTTGTTGGTTGAATCAGCTCAATCAATGGCCAATCGAATGGAAGCAGTCTGTTGGGACGATGGAAAAAATGATATCATCCCGGAGTTGAAAGGTCTACCTTACATAATGGTTAAATTGAAAGACGGTGCCACAACGACGTCAATACAGGAGGCGCATCGAATAAATTCAGAATACATATTGGGAAAGAAGGGAGACCCTACTTTCGTCGAATTATTTAAAAAAGAGGCTGGCGTAAATGATAGCACACCAATCGAGTGGAAAAAAATCTATGCGACTATTTTCAAATACGATCCTAACTCGCTCGTTCATGGTGCTTTTTTAGAGGAGGTAGATGGGAGAATTAGATTTCCCAGGGCTCTATCTGCTTTCATCGAAGCAGCAGACGTGAAGCCTGTTCAAAGCGGTGGTGTAAAATTCAGCAGAGTTGCAATGAAGGAAAAGCAGGGAGAGGGAAACGTTCCATATACGCGAATAGAGTATGTTGCCAGAGACATAACGGCCTATTTCAATGTGGATTTATCTGCAATTCGATCAATGGGTTTGGGAAAGAATGCAGAGAATCTGATTATTGCGCTCTCGCTGTTCAAAATAAGGAAATTCTTGGAGAAGGGTCTTAGATTGAGAACCGCTTGTGACCTACAATTAATAGGAGACTTGGAAATTAGTCCCTCCTCATTCAGATTCCCCTCCTCAAAGGAATTATCGGATGAGCTGCCAAAACTCATTGAATCATGTTCGAACATGTTCCCAGAGCCTAGAGTAACTCAAATAAGCGCTAAGGCCTGA